The Deltaproteobacteria bacterium genome window below encodes:
- a CDS encoding helix-turn-helix transcriptional regulator translates to MDDVFKALADPVRRELLDRLFADEGQTLGELCEGLEMTRFGVMKHLRVLEEAHLVVSRKVGREKLHYLNAVPIRRVHDRWIGKYAAAITAAMSGLKERLEDDGADVRPKPPATKSNDGTPRRARSNR, encoded by the coding sequence ATGGACGACGTCTTCAAGGCGCTGGCGGACCCGGTCCGGCGCGAGCTCCTCGACCGCCTCTTTGCGGACGAGGGCCAAACGCTGGGCGAGCTCTGCGAGGGGCTCGAGATGACGCGCTTCGGTGTGATGAAGCACCTGCGCGTGCTCGAGGAGGCGCACCTCGTGGTGAGCCGCAAGGTTGGGCGGGAGAAGCTGCACTACCTGAACGCAGTGCCCATCCGTCGCGTCCACGACCGATGGATTGGCAAGTACGCGGCGGCGATCACCGCGGCGATGAGCGGACTGAAGGAGCGGCTGGAGGACGACGGCGCGGACGTGCGGCCGAAGCCGCCGGCGACGAAGTCGAACGATGGGACCCCCAGGCGGGCGAGGAGCAACCGATGA
- a CDS encoding SRPBCC family protein has product MSESTTQIYETFIRTTPEKLWRALIDPEFTKQYFFGTLVATSGKPGEAIVYRFPDGSPCVDGEILAAEPPYKLVHTWIVRYDAELAKECSTITWLIEPRGAVCKLTAVHEMRDAPKTAKHVASEGWSVVLSGLKTLLETGEALVIAPKAG; this is encoded by the coding sequence ATGAGCGAGAGCACGACCCAGATCTATGAGACCTTCATTCGCACCACGCCGGAGAAGCTCTGGCGGGCGCTGATCGACCCCGAGTTCACGAAGCAGTACTTCTTCGGCACCCTGGTGGCGACGAGCGGGAAGCCCGGCGAAGCCATCGTCTACCGTTTTCCCGACGGCAGTCCATGCGTGGATGGGGAGATCCTGGCGGCCGAGCCCCCGTACAAGCTCGTGCACACCTGGATCGTTCGCTACGACGCGGAGCTCGCGAAGGAGTGCTCCACGATCACCTGGCTCATCGAGCCACGCGGCGCAGTCTGCAAGCTCACGGCGGTGCACGAGATGCGGGACGCGCCAAAGACCGCGAAGCACGTCGCGAGCGAGGGGTGGAGCGTGGTCCTCTCCGGGCTGAAGACCTTGCTCGAGACGGGAGAGGCGCTGGTCATCGCGCCGAAGGCGGGGTAG